Proteins encoded by one window of Geobacter sp. DSM 9736:
- a CDS encoding DNA-binding protein, with the protein MKRGRHIPRLLFLALAGNFLFLVPVYAGFFGGDENGRSGLDLNYGYDINTVTTITGKAASPPRQIELEHVVIELNTAGEPVNVCVGPASYWQESGISVNVNDEITAKGSMAQGKDGKNYLMAQKVINQTSGATVELRSDRGNPAWSGRGMNRSGRPEGGMRIRGGGMMRGGGMMRR; encoded by the coding sequence ATGAAAAGAGGCCGCCATATCCCCCGTCTCCTCTTCCTGGCACTGGCAGGAAACTTCCTGTTCCTCGTGCCGGTCTACGCCGGTTTTTTCGGTGGGGATGAGAATGGGAGAAGCGGCCTCGACCTGAATTATGGCTATGATATCAATACTGTCACCACCATTACGGGTAAGGCGGCTTCGCCTCCCCGGCAGATTGAACTGGAGCATGTAGTTATCGAGCTTAATACCGCCGGCGAGCCCGTAAACGTCTGTGTCGGTCCCGCCTCGTACTGGCAGGAAAGCGGAATTTCAGTCAACGTAAACGACGAAATCACCGCAAAGGGTTCAATGGCCCAGGGAAAGGATGGGAAGAACTATCTGATGGCTCAGAAAGTCATCAACCAGACATCGGGAGCGACCGTAGAACTCCGGTCCGACAGGGGAAACCCGGCATGGTCCGGCCGAGGCATGAATCGCTCCGGGCGCCCCGAAGGTGGAATGCGAATTCGGGGTGGCGGAATGATGCGCGGCGGAGGGATGATGCGCAGGTGA
- a CDS encoding general secretion pathway protein GspB yields MSLILDALKKLEQEKVRQERGQKLGAAIVAPVPRHSSRTPVIALVLAAVSVTAVATALIVKGIGNRTIDAVSTQQPLEKTSAGIVVSPLPEPTSASPATPLQPTAILKEVAPKQHTLPSPILPPISHSMNSPESPELNVSGIAWQDEKSARRAVVNGALVAEGATIAGARLIEILPDKVRFSFEGRTIDVTNSTPFP; encoded by the coding sequence GTGAGCCTTATACTCGATGCGCTAAAAAAACTGGAACAGGAAAAAGTACGCCAGGAAAGAGGTCAGAAACTCGGCGCTGCCATCGTCGCGCCCGTGCCTCGGCACTCGTCCCGTACTCCGGTGATTGCTCTCGTTCTGGCAGCCGTTTCAGTCACAGCCGTAGCAACCGCGCTTATAGTCAAGGGTATCGGCAACAGAACAATCGATGCAGTATCCACTCAGCAACCTCTCGAAAAAACTTCTGCCGGTATCGTTGTTTCTCCGCTTCCTGAGCCGACTTCAGCCTCGCCTGCTACACCATTGCAGCCAACTGCTATTTTAAAAGAGGTCGCGCCCAAACAACACACCTTGCCCTCACCCATCCTGCCCCCCATTTCACACTCTATGAATAGCCCCGAGTCCCCCGAACTGAATGTAAGCGGCATTGCATGGCAGGATGAGAAAAGTGCCCGGCGCGCAGTGGTTAACGGCGCATTGGTTGCGGAGGGAGCCACTATCGCAGGTGCTCGGCTCATCGAGATCCTTCCCGACAAGGTCCGCTTCAGCTTCGAAGGCCGCACCATCGACGTTACCAATTCGACTCCCTTCCCCTGA
- a CDS encoding sigma-54 dependent transcriptional regulator → MKGYVLLAEDDETFRSFLQTILEDEGYKVTLAGDGRHAAQLLARESFDLVISDLKMPGKGGLELFRETRNAPSAPPFIFLTAFGTVDEAVAAMKEGAVDFLTKPLPSPNALTAVLDRVMETRLRAKTLVSMRESEIAGLPPEELIFAGMAMRSVHKLVHDVAGTTANVLIYGESGTGKELVARSIHLLSQRSSAPFIPLNCAAIPENLLESELFGHEKGAFTGAIHARQGKFELAGGGTIFLDEIGEMPPALQAKLLRVLQERTFERVGGSREIRADMRVIAATNRNLEEEVSERRFREDLFYRLNVFPLNLPPLRERRDAIPLLVEYFLDRFSRQLGKTVRGLDPAAMEILSVYPWPGNVRELQNVIERGVILAQGVVRCENLPNAMLQASAIEGRDSREVLRGVERDIIVRALEKHKGNRRLAAEELGISRRSLQYKLKDFGLVGE, encoded by the coding sequence ATGAAGGGATATGTGCTTCTTGCAGAAGACGATGAAACGTTTAGGTCCTTTCTTCAGACCATATTGGAGGATGAAGGGTACAAGGTAACGCTGGCCGGTGACGGTCGGCACGCGGCGCAACTTCTCGCACGGGAGAGCTTCGACCTCGTGATATCGGACCTTAAGATGCCGGGGAAAGGAGGCCTCGAGCTCTTCCGGGAGACGCGGAACGCCCCCTCGGCGCCCCCCTTCATCTTTCTCACGGCCTTCGGAACGGTCGATGAAGCAGTCGCCGCCATGAAAGAAGGAGCGGTGGATTTTCTCACCAAACCCCTCCCCTCCCCCAATGCGCTCACAGCCGTGCTCGACCGGGTGATGGAGACGAGACTGCGGGCTAAAACGCTAGTATCAATGAGGGAATCAGAGATCGCGGGTCTTCCACCCGAAGAACTGATCTTTGCAGGCATGGCAATGAGGTCGGTCCATAAATTGGTACATGATGTCGCCGGAACCACGGCAAACGTCCTAATTTATGGGGAAAGCGGTACCGGCAAAGAACTCGTGGCCCGGTCGATCCACCTGCTCAGCCAAAGGAGCTCGGCTCCTTTCATCCCACTGAATTGCGCGGCGATTCCGGAAAACCTGCTGGAAAGCGAGCTTTTCGGGCATGAGAAAGGCGCATTCACCGGAGCAATCCACGCGAGGCAGGGAAAATTCGAACTAGCGGGGGGCGGCACCATCTTTCTCGACGAGATCGGCGAGATGCCGCCGGCGCTCCAGGCAAAGCTGCTACGTGTGCTGCAGGAACGTACATTCGAGCGTGTGGGAGGAAGCCGTGAGATCCGTGCGGACATGCGGGTCATCGCTGCCACCAATCGAAACCTGGAAGAAGAGGTCTCCGAGCGACGTTTCCGGGAAGACCTTTTTTACCGCCTCAATGTTTTCCCCCTCAATCTCCCACCACTTAGGGAACGGCGGGATGCAATCCCGCTCCTGGTGGAGTATTTCCTCGACCGCTTCAGCCGTCAGTTGGGGAAAACCGTGCGCGGACTGGACCCGGCGGCCATGGAAATCCTGTCGGTCTACCCTTGGCCGGGTAACGTCCGTGAATTGCAGAACGTCATTGAGCGGGGGGTGATCCTCGCCCAGGGAGTGGTGAGGTGCGAGAACCTGCCGAATGCGATGCTGCAGGCCTCTGCCATCGAAGGACGGGACAGCCGGGAGGTTCTCAGGGGGGTCGAACGAGATATCATCGTGCGAGCATTGGAAAAGCATAAGGGGAACCGGCGTCTTGCAGCGGAAGAACTTGGAATTTCCCGCCGCTCGCTCCAGTACAAGCTGAAAGATTTCGGTCTCGTTGGTGAATGA
- a CDS encoding nitrogen regulation protein NR(II), which produces MQKALILTFGILLTLALVWFSMSNYRAASPLAEESLRGIALSITAAVESAAASDHGLLSLANLRTRDLAFLSIVDRNGRIRFHSNPDLIGTKADDVRYGKMLGSGRSVDGRVLLRTGERAYEFLAPVHLPGGTTLLHLTLHTYRADAVVRRARLNISIILLLLIGGWAASLVIYRLSVREEKHQRRMAHQENMARLGEMGAVLAHEIRNPLGGIKGFAQVIEKRPVDERNSKFASRIVAETIRLENLVADLLSYAHNNRLKSERVNLCDVIEHSVSLLRPEANQHAIELSVSCGDSMYLLGRRDHLEQVLLNIIRNGIQSMHQGGVLAIETGRTGTTLVVTITDTGEGIREEDAERIFDPFFTTKAKGTGLGLPLCKKIIEEHEGSIEAKCSSGKGTSIIIKLPGLTE; this is translated from the coding sequence ATGCAAAAAGCACTCATTCTGACGTTTGGGATTCTCCTCACACTCGCACTGGTCTGGTTTTCTATGAGCAATTACCGTGCAGCGTCTCCCCTGGCCGAAGAAAGTCTCCGAGGCATCGCCCTTTCAATCACTGCTGCGGTGGAGAGTGCTGCAGCATCCGATCATGGCCTTCTTTCACTTGCGAACTTGCGTACGAGAGATCTGGCGTTTCTTAGTATCGTAGACAGGAATGGTCGAATCCGCTTCCATTCAAACCCGGATCTCATCGGAACCAAGGCCGACGATGTCCGCTACGGCAAAATGCTTGGATCTGGTCGATCCGTTGACGGCCGGGTTCTGCTGCGGACGGGAGAGCGGGCCTACGAGTTCCTTGCTCCGGTTCATCTTCCCGGCGGCACGACACTCCTACATCTCACCCTCCATACTTACCGTGCTGACGCCGTTGTCCGGAGAGCCAGACTAAACATCTCGATCATTCTTCTGCTTCTCATCGGCGGATGGGCAGCATCCCTGGTAATTTACCGCCTTTCGGTACGGGAAGAGAAGCATCAGCGGAGGATGGCGCATCAGGAAAATATGGCCCGACTGGGGGAAATGGGAGCGGTTCTTGCCCACGAGATCAGGAACCCCTTGGGCGGCATCAAAGGTTTTGCGCAGGTCATCGAAAAAAGACCGGTGGATGAAAGGAACAGTAAATTTGCCAGCCGGATCGTCGCAGAAACGATTCGGCTCGAAAACTTGGTCGCCGACCTTCTCAGTTACGCGCATAACAATAGATTGAAGTCGGAAAGGGTAAACCTTTGCGATGTTATCGAACATTCCGTATCGCTACTGCGTCCCGAGGCGAACCAGCACGCGATCGAGCTGTCGGTTTCGTGCGGAGACTCCATGTACCTGCTCGGCAGACGCGACCACCTGGAACAGGTGCTTCTCAACATCATCCGGAACGGCATCCAGTCCATGCACCAAGGGGGGGTACTGGCTATCGAAACCGGCCGCACCGGCACGACCCTGGTTGTAACCATAACAGACACGGGGGAAGGTATACGTGAGGAGGATGCTGAGAGAATATTCGATCCTTTCTTCACCACGAAGGCAAAGGGCACTGGGCTCGGGCTCCCACTCTGCAAGAAAATCATCGAGGAGCATGAAGGTTCCATAGAGGCGAAATGTTCATCCGGCAAAGGGACTTCGATCATCATTAAACTGCCGGGTCTTACCGAATAA
- a CDS encoding transporter, which produces MITQILRPLALSIFISVTLLPFKRAHGEILPFLGLGFEFTSGDYGTGTRTNTVFVPVTIGADLTDRWGVLLEIPYIYQDNTNVIGRQYNQMQMQTTRMKTAAAMVPGSGSMGRTASSNPSAGRGGLGDLTLRIGYVAIEETRALPRIKPVASVKLPTADKDHGLGTGKFEESLSVEFSKWMGDWYGFIEPGYTFQGSSPALALKDYPFLDAGIGYQLTNRFRPLLIVKSSGAPQEGATALLDARIKGKYQTTAQTGIEAYGAKGITTSSPDYAVGLTIYYDF; this is translated from the coding sequence ATGATCACTCAGATTCTAAGACCTCTCGCTCTGTCGATCTTCATATCAGTGACCCTCCTCCCGTTTAAGAGGGCGCATGGCGAGATTCTGCCCTTCCTAGGTCTCGGTTTCGAATTTACTTCCGGCGACTATGGAACCGGCACGCGCACAAATACCGTTTTCGTCCCGGTCACGATCGGGGCGGACCTGACGGACCGCTGGGGGGTACTGCTCGAAATCCCCTATATTTACCAGGACAACACCAACGTCATCGGCAGACAGTACAACCAGATGCAGATGCAGACAACCAGGATGAAGACGGCGGCTGCGATGGTTCCGGGCTCCGGAAGCATGGGGCGCACGGCCTCATCGAATCCGTCTGCCGGCCGGGGAGGACTTGGGGACCTCACGCTCCGTATCGGGTATGTAGCTATTGAGGAGACACGCGCACTTCCCCGGATCAAGCCGGTCGCATCCGTGAAGCTCCCAACCGCAGATAAAGATCACGGTCTGGGGACGGGAAAATTCGAGGAAAGCCTCTCTGTAGAATTCTCAAAATGGATGGGAGACTGGTATGGGTTCATCGAGCCGGGTTACACGTTCCAGGGAAGCTCACCTGCCCTTGCACTGAAGGACTATCCTTTCCTTGACGCAGGTATCGGATACCAACTGACGAACCGGTTTCGTCCCCTCCTAATTGTGAAATCTTCCGGAGCTCCGCAAGAAGGGGCAACTGCACTTCTGGATGCACGAATCAAAGGAAAGTATCAGACCACGGCTCAAACCGGCATAGAGGCTTACGGGGCCAAGGGAATCACAACATCGAGCCCCGATTACGCAGTAGGACTTACCATTTACTACGATTTCTGA
- a CDS encoding hemerythrin domain-containing protein, whose protein sequence is MATRQAQGQDVFQILKQDHRTVTSIMEEIRDAEQAQKEALCSRLENELNQHMNLEEKYVYPILLDFEELSELIQDAYTDHDDLKDILEQMADQDVGSEEWESNFLALEDAKEDHVDTEENEVFPQAIELLSQDQVRQITDQIMSEKQRAPQTAQGKISQPRQPRAER, encoded by the coding sequence ATGGCTACCAGACAAGCACAGGGACAGGATGTCTTCCAGATCCTTAAACAGGACCATCGAACGGTGACGAGCATTATGGAGGAAATACGCGACGCGGAGCAGGCCCAGAAGGAAGCACTCTGCAGCCGTCTTGAGAATGAACTGAACCAACACATGAATCTTGAAGAAAAATATGTCTATCCTATCCTCCTCGATTTCGAGGAACTCTCTGAGCTTATTCAGGATGCATACACGGATCATGACGACCTGAAGGACATTCTCGAGCAGATGGCGGACCAGGATGTCGGATCGGAGGAGTGGGAATCGAACTTCCTTGCTCTTGAGGACGCGAAGGAAGATCATGTCGATACCGAGGAGAACGAGGTGTTTCCTCAGGCTATCGAGCTCTTGAGCCAGGACCAGGTCAGGCAGATCACTGATCAGATCATGTCTGAGAAGCAGCGTGCTCCCCAGACGGCACAGGGGAAAATCTCTCAGCCGAGACAGCCGAGAGCGGAAAGATAA
- a CDS encoding AAA family ATPase: MLQWPGFQTTDVSFPQAEHSMYCSYYGFREKPFNLTPDPGFIFLGEQHREAFAHLLYGIDSHTGFISLTGEVGTGKTTVIRTLLGQLSADRYRTAIIFNPSLSTIGLMQAITKEFGLPVSFSDTTEHLLDRLNNFLLQENESGRTVVLVIDEAQNLAPQVLEQVRLISNLETERHKLIQIVLVGQPELRDLLSRRELRQLKQRIGVSCHLNPMKFQDTRSYVDHRLGIAGRSDGGLFSPASLRRIHRFSGGIPRLVNLACDRALLLGYSRGKVPITGKMADIAITDLRKTDKRRIWHRRGLAWGGAVLCIALATAFLPDFLWNRETSTPAEAVIPDRTADLQRILAAMTANESAAVAFNAMATCWSVQPLMNPSNDVVPEQLARERGLRSMKFTGDLATLERLDSPALLELSLPTAGTRYLALTNMDDSDLLTVPQLPGNNRLTKADLAELWTGRAFIFWRNYLEIPTGLKEGARPDLISRLQGLLKGSGTYSGPLNGKFDSETISAIKTFQRQNNIEETGTAGQQTLILLYRSGGGFSVPSLHRKEKVS, from the coding sequence ATGTTACAGTGGCCGGGCTTTCAGACGACAGATGTTTCCTTCCCTCAGGCCGAGCATAGCATGTACTGCAGCTATTACGGATTCCGCGAAAAACCGTTCAACCTTACTCCCGATCCGGGATTCATCTTTCTCGGTGAACAGCATCGCGAAGCATTCGCTCATCTCCTCTACGGCATCGACAGCCATACCGGATTTATCTCCCTTACGGGAGAGGTGGGAACCGGAAAGACAACCGTCATTCGCACCCTCCTCGGCCAGCTCTCAGCCGACAGGTACCGCACTGCGATCATCTTCAATCCCTCCCTCTCCACAATCGGACTGATGCAGGCCATCACCAAAGAGTTCGGTCTCCCCGTTTCCTTCTCCGATACGACGGAACATCTTCTGGACCGGCTGAACAATTTTCTATTACAAGAGAACGAGTCAGGAAGGACCGTAGTGCTCGTGATCGACGAGGCTCAGAACCTGGCTCCGCAAGTCCTGGAGCAGGTTCGTCTCATCTCCAACCTGGAAACGGAGCGGCACAAGCTCATCCAGATCGTGCTCGTAGGCCAGCCTGAACTGCGCGACCTGCTCTCCCGGCGCGAGTTGCGACAGTTGAAGCAGCGGATTGGTGTGAGCTGTCACCTCAACCCGATGAAATTCCAGGACACAAGGTCGTACGTCGACCATAGACTCGGCATCGCCGGACGCAGCGACGGCGGTCTCTTTTCCCCCGCCTCGCTCCGAAGGATACACCGTTTTTCCGGCGGAATTCCGCGTCTGGTCAATCTGGCCTGCGACCGCGCTCTGCTTCTCGGTTACAGCAGGGGGAAAGTGCCGATTACCGGCAAAATGGCGGACATAGCCATAACCGATCTTAGGAAGACCGATAAAAGGCGGATATGGCATAGGAGAGGTCTGGCCTGGGGTGGAGCAGTGCTCTGTATTGCTCTGGCAACAGCTTTTTTGCCAGACTTTTTGTGGAATAGAGAGACTTCAACGCCGGCTGAAGCGGTAATACCTGACAGGACTGCCGACCTGCAAAGGATTTTGGCAGCCATGACTGCAAATGAAAGCGCGGCAGTAGCTTTCAATGCCATGGCCACGTGCTGGAGCGTTCAACCTCTCATGAATCCATCAAATGATGTGGTGCCGGAGCAGCTGGCACGGGAGCGAGGACTGAGGTCGATGAAATTTACCGGAGACCTGGCCACACTCGAACGCCTCGACTCCCCCGCCCTCCTTGAACTGTCCCTCCCCACGGCGGGCACACGCTACCTGGCGCTGACCAACATGGATGACAGCGATCTTCTTACGGTTCCCCAGCTTCCCGGCAACAATCGGCTTACAAAAGCGGATTTAGCCGAGCTTTGGACCGGACGCGCGTTCATCTTCTGGAGGAACTACCTGGAAATTCCGACAGGGCTCAAGGAGGGCGCACGTCCCGATCTGATCTCACGGCTTCAGGGCCTTCTTAAGGGAAGCGGCACTTATTCCGGACCGCTGAACGGCAAATTCGACTCCGAAACCATCTCCGCAATCAAGACGTTCCAGCGACAGAATAATATAGAGGAGACCGGAACAGCCGGACAGCAGACACTGATCCTGCTCTACAGAAGTGGCGGAGGCTTCTCGGTTCCATCGTTGCACCGCAAGGAGAAGGTGTCGTGA